A region from the Hypericibacter adhaerens genome encodes:
- a CDS encoding histidine kinase, which translates to MTRFLVTTENPTGWRLEDILSEIQKDIIRRCNKILDDPSPVAAPVRYNNVRIMGMLTECIKLAEDSTRLLNTLGPSQAATGGPPRIGVP; encoded by the coding sequence AGAACCCGACCGGATGGCGCCTCGAGGACATCCTCAGCGAGATCCAGAAGGACATCATCCGCCGCTGCAACAAGATCCTCGACGATCCGAGCCCCGTTGCGGCCCCGGTGCGTTACAACAATGTCCGGATCATGGGCATGCTGACCGAGTGCATCAAGCTGGCGGAGGATTCCACGCGCCTGCTGAACACCCTCGGGCCGAGCCAGGCCGCTACCGGCGGCCCGCCGCGGATCGGCGTGCCCTAG